A single Argentina anserina chromosome 7, drPotAnse1.1, whole genome shotgun sequence DNA region contains:
- the LOC126801703 gene encoding methylesterase 17, producing the protein MLEEITKMTEEVSLKSATSNPGTHFVLVHGISGGAWCWYKIRCLMENSGHKVSTVDLKSAGIDPTDVNSVLSFADYNKPLLDFFSSLPEHEQVVLVGHSAGGLSVTLATLKFPKKIRLAIYVAATMLKHGYTTEEDLKDGVPDLSEFGDVYELGFGLGANQPPTSGIVRKEFQRKIIYQMSPLEDSTLAAMLLRPGPLLAITTAKFKEEANDHDNAVLNKVPRVYVKTLHDHVVKPAQQDSMVKRWPPAEVYVLDSDHSPFFSQPFLLLGFLVKAAEASRREII; encoded by the exons ATGTTGGAGGAGATTACCAAAATGACAGAGGAGGTTAGTTTGAAGAGTGCTACAAGTAATCCTGGTACTCACTTTGTGCTAGTGCATGGTATCAGTGGAGGGGCTTGGTGCTGGTACAAAATCCGGTGTCTCATGGAGAATTCCGGCCACAAAGTCTCCACGGTTGATCTGAAGAGCGCCGGAATTGACCCCACTGACGTGAATTCCGTTCTCTCTTTCGCAGACTACAACAAGCCACTACTTgacttcttctcttctcttcccgAACACGAACAG GTTGTGCTGGTCGGGCACAGCGCCGGAGGGTTGAGCGTGACACTGGCGACGCTGAAGTTTCCGAAGAAGATCCGGCTGGCTATTTATGTGGCGGCGACGATGCTCAAGCATGGCTACACTACTGAGGAAGATCTCAAAGAC GGGGTGCCGGATTTATCCGAATTTGGTGATGTCTACGAGTTAGGATTTGGTTTAGGAGCCAATCAACCACCAACAAGCGGAATTGTCAGGAAAGAATTCCAACGCAAgatcatatatcaaatgagtCCTCTAGAG GATTCGACATTAGCTGCCATGCTTTTGAGACCAGGACCGCTCCTGGCTATAACGACAGCCAAGTTTAAGGAAGAAGCCAATGACCATGACAATGCTGTGCTTAACAAAGTACCACGCGTCTACGTGAAGACGTTGCATGATCATGTGGTGAAACCGGCGCAGCAAGATTCGATGGTGAAGAGGTGGCCGCCGGCGGAAGTCTATGTTTTGGATAGTGATCACAGTCCATTCTTCTCCCAGCCGTTTCTGCTCTTGGGATTCCTTGTAAAGGCTGCCGAGGCTTCTCGCCGGGAGATAATCTAA